One window of the Candidatus Microbacterium colombiense genome contains the following:
- a CDS encoding alpha/beta hydrolase has translation MTMHISTFGGDEDAATLLLHGGGVAGWMWEPMRTHLPTGRRLIVPDLPGHGRSADQDYESHDATIDQLVRVIRRERRPVHVVGFSLGAQLAVLLAARHPDLVDHVVVISAQTVPLRAPGLMVSLLHASAGLAKKEWFARMQASALFVPDELMTDYVRTSASISRTTLVNSVRENIAFTVPESWESCARPALILVGAREKPLMKRSASVLHDRLPSSTIEMVDDCGHGIPLQRPEWLAQRIRSWCDGGRA, from the coding sequence ATGACCATGCACATATCGACCTTCGGAGGCGATGAGGACGCGGCGACGCTGCTGCTGCACGGCGGCGGGGTCGCCGGGTGGATGTGGGAGCCGATGCGGACGCATCTCCCGACAGGACGCCGCCTCATCGTGCCGGACCTGCCGGGGCACGGACGCAGTGCCGACCAGGACTATGAGTCACATGACGCCACGATCGATCAGCTCGTGCGGGTGATTCGCCGTGAGCGACGCCCGGTGCACGTGGTCGGCTTCTCTCTCGGTGCGCAGCTGGCGGTTCTGCTCGCTGCTCGACACCCTGACCTCGTCGATCATGTGGTCGTCATCAGCGCCCAGACCGTGCCCCTGCGCGCACCGGGGCTGATGGTGTCGCTGTTGCACGCCAGTGCAGGTCTCGCGAAGAAGGAGTGGTTCGCGAGGATGCAGGCGAGCGCACTCTTCGTCCCTGACGAGCTGATGACCGACTACGTACGCACGTCGGCGTCGATCTCCCGGACCACGCTGGTCAACTCCGTGCGCGAGAACATCGCGTTCACGGTGCCGGAGAGCTGGGAATCCTGCGCACGACCAGCCCTGATCCTTGTCGGCGCCCGCGAGAAGCCGCTGATGAAGAGATCAGCATCCGTCCTGCACGATCGCCTCCCCTCGAGCACCATTGAGATGGTCGACGACTGCGGGCATGGGATTCCTCTGCAGCGACCGGAATGGCTGGCTCAGCGAATCCGCTCCTGGTGCGACGGCGGCCGCGCCTGA
- a CDS encoding YihY/virulence factor BrkB family protein yields MATTESRTETSARPGLIARVSAAAIAWALARRPVRAFLLYSDRRGPMLADSVTYRALFSVFAGVLLGFSIAALWLAGNPDAWQAIIAAVQSAVPGLIGEGGVIKTEDLQAPASLSIAGIISLVALVGAALGAIGSLRTAVRVIAGTTHDDILWFWVILRNLCLAAGIGLAFVVAAFLTFAGQLGVAWFSGLLGLPDDSPVVAWTVRLLSLLVVFALDAALIVGIFRLLSGVRASARSVWAGAMIGAVGLIVLQELSGLFIGGATSNPLLASFASLLALLIWLNFSAQVILVSCAYIVTAEEEGSDRVHARFGASTFPQRRVQRAEVEVKIATAELRAAQQALVDDAATKESTTV; encoded by the coding sequence GTGGCCACTACCGAATCACGAACCGAAACCTCCGCCCGCCCCGGCTTGATCGCGCGAGTGAGCGCGGCGGCGATCGCCTGGGCTCTGGCGCGGCGTCCCGTACGGGCCTTCCTGCTGTATTCGGACCGACGCGGACCGATGCTCGCCGACAGCGTGACCTACCGGGCGCTGTTCAGCGTGTTCGCGGGAGTCCTGCTCGGCTTCTCGATCGCGGCGCTGTGGCTGGCCGGGAACCCCGATGCCTGGCAGGCCATCATCGCCGCCGTCCAGTCGGCGGTGCCAGGACTGATCGGGGAGGGCGGCGTGATCAAGACCGAGGATCTGCAGGCGCCGGCATCCCTGTCGATCGCCGGGATCATCTCGCTCGTCGCACTCGTCGGTGCCGCCCTCGGTGCGATCGGGTCGCTGCGAACGGCGGTGCGCGTGATCGCCGGTACGACGCACGACGACATCCTCTGGTTCTGGGTGATCCTGCGCAACCTGTGCCTGGCGGCGGGCATCGGGCTCGCGTTCGTCGTGGCCGCGTTCCTCACCTTCGCCGGGCAGCTCGGCGTCGCGTGGTTCAGCGGACTGCTCGGACTCCCCGACGACTCGCCTGTGGTGGCCTGGACCGTGCGTCTCCTGTCGCTGCTGGTGGTCTTCGCTCTCGACGCCGCGCTGATCGTCGGGATCTTCCGACTTCTCTCGGGCGTGCGAGCATCGGCGCGGTCGGTGTGGGCCGGCGCCATGATCGGAGCGGTGGGTCTCATCGTGCTGCAGGAGCTGTCGGGCCTGTTCATCGGCGGAGCGACGAGCAATCCGCTTCTCGCCTCCTTCGCTTCTCTGCTCGCTCTGCTCATCTGGTTGAACTTCTCGGCGCAGGTGATCCTCGTCTCATGCGCCTATATCGTGACCGCCGAGGAGGAGGGATCGGATCGCGTGCACGCCCGCTTCGGTGCGTCCACCTTCCCGCAGCGGCGCGTCCAGCGCGCCGAGGTCGAGGTCAAGATCGCCACCGCGGAGTTGCGCGCCGCACAGCAGGCGCTCGTCGATGATGCGGCGACGAAGGAATCGACCACCGTCTGA
- a CDS encoding DUF2993 domain-containing protein, whose translation MSDDNPTLPYPDADAEHPTLVIPRSGSADEVPARVKRRRWPWAVLIVVVVLGLLVVAAEFVARAVLPGVVRSLVVDQLELPADQQLEVEASGILLPQLIGGTLDRLHLSTDSVTLEGITGAADVTATGVPLRGGDLGGASGTIRIDETQFTALLADTDLPVDTVSFEAPNATVGGSISVLGAAVPVSLTVTPGAAEGDLELTPVSLSIAGMEVSADSVATLLGSIGENLTQTQRICIADQLPAGLTLTGLEIEGTSAVIDIDVNGAIVTDESLLDKGVCPRP comes from the coding sequence ATGAGCGACGACAATCCCACGCTGCCCTACCCGGACGCCGACGCCGAGCATCCCACGCTCGTCATCCCCCGGAGCGGGAGTGCGGACGAGGTGCCCGCCCGCGTGAAGCGACGTCGGTGGCCCTGGGCGGTGCTGATCGTCGTCGTCGTGCTCGGACTGCTCGTCGTCGCGGCGGAGTTCGTGGCGCGTGCCGTGCTTCCGGGAGTCGTGCGGTCGCTGGTCGTCGATCAGCTCGAGCTGCCGGCCGATCAGCAGCTCGAGGTCGAGGCGAGCGGCATCCTGCTGCCCCAGCTCATCGGCGGCACTCTGGACCGTCTGCACCTGTCGACCGATTCGGTGACGCTCGAGGGGATCACCGGGGCCGCCGACGTCACGGCAACGGGCGTTCCGCTGCGCGGCGGCGACCTCGGTGGGGCCTCCGGCACGATCCGCATCGATGAGACGCAGTTCACCGCACTTCTCGCCGACACCGACCTACCCGTGGACACCGTCAGCTTCGAGGCGCCGAATGCCACCGTCGGCGGGTCGATCAGTGTGCTCGGCGCCGCGGTGCCGGTCTCGCTCACCGTGACGCCCGGTGCTGCAGAGGGTGATCTCGAACTCACCCCGGTGTCGCTGAGCATCGCCGGCATGGAGGTCTCGGCTGACAGCGTGGCCACGCTGCTCGGATCGATCGGCGAGAACCTCACCCAGACGCAGCGCATCTGCATCGCGGATCAGCTGCCCGCCGGTCTCACGCTCACGGGGCTCGAGATCGAAGGAACCTCGGCGGTCATCGACATCGACGTGAACGGCGCCATCGTCACCGATGAGAGCCTGCTGGACAAGGGCGTCTGTCCTCGTCCGTGA
- a CDS encoding alpha/beta hydrolase: MMPVRSEVALASATISYLDWQPSQERGSPVVLLHGGGADSAELSWGALGPALAAAGHRVIAPDHPGFGQSPRADWPLTQERLLQYVAEFVDTIGVTDYVVAGLSLGGGLTIGHLLARPGRARGAVLLGTYGVMPRLADGSGGAIVHAAAFAMLRTGILTRLSASAARHRRTMERGLRDIIRDPAARTPELVEAVIAEAATGSGMAVFGEWQRDQVRWNGLRTDYTAQLASIRTPTLLIHGERDGGVPVSRVRAAAARLPHSTLVVVPGAGHWVQRDRPDVATRAILDHLRRIDDAPSARP, encoded by the coding sequence ATGATGCCTGTACGTTCCGAGGTCGCGCTCGCGTCGGCGACGATCTCTTACCTGGACTGGCAGCCGAGCCAGGAGCGCGGTTCACCGGTCGTGCTGCTGCACGGTGGCGGCGCCGACAGTGCGGAACTCTCCTGGGGTGCGCTCGGGCCCGCTCTGGCAGCGGCCGGACATCGCGTCATCGCACCGGACCACCCCGGATTCGGTCAGAGTCCGCGCGCCGACTGGCCGCTCACTCAGGAACGACTGCTCCAGTACGTCGCGGAGTTCGTCGACACCATCGGTGTCACCGACTACGTCGTCGCCGGACTCTCCCTGGGTGGTGGACTCACCATCGGTCACCTTCTCGCACGCCCGGGTCGGGCGCGCGGCGCCGTCCTGCTCGGCACTTACGGTGTGATGCCGCGTCTGGCGGACGGTTCGGGCGGTGCGATCGTGCACGCTGCGGCGTTCGCGATGCTGCGCACCGGCATCCTCACGAGGCTGAGCGCCTCAGCGGCGCGCCACCGGCGCACGATGGAACGCGGTCTGCGCGACATCATCCGCGACCCGGCCGCGAGGACTCCCGAACTCGTCGAGGCTGTCATCGCCGAGGCGGCCACGGGTAGTGGGATGGCCGTGTTCGGCGAATGGCAGCGCGACCAGGTGCGGTGGAACGGGCTTCGGACCGATTACACCGCACAGCTGGCGTCGATCCGCACACCCACGCTCCTCATCCACGGCGAGCGTGACGGCGGAGTCCCCGTCTCCCGTGTCCGAGCCGCCGCAGCCCGACTTCCCCACTCGACCCTCGTCGTCGTGCCCGGCGCAGGGCACTGGGTGCAACGAGATCGACCGGACGTCGCGACCCGCGCGATTCTCGACCACCTGAGGAGGATCGACGATGCCCCGTCCGCTCGTCCCTGA
- a CDS encoding homoserine dehydrogenase has protein sequence MTEYRRLRVALLGAGAVGSQVAALLLRHGDELADRAGATLELAGIAVRNPDAPRDVDLPQELFTTDAESLILGADIVIELIGGIEPARTSILQAIGSGADVVTANKALLATHGPELFEAADRVGASVYYEAAAAGAIPIIRPLRDSLAGDRVVRIMGIVNGTTNYILDRMDTEGADFADVLADAQRLGYAEADPTADVEGHDAAQKAAILASLAFHTAVPLDAVHCEGISSITASMITEARSAGFVIKLLAVCERLEANGDESISVRVYPALVPQTHPLASVHGANNAVFVEAEAAGSLMFYGAGAGGVQTASAVLGDVVSAARRHIAGGVGVGESTRANLPIVPIGHVTTRYQITLEVSDAPGVLATVAGILSDGGVSVATVVQTVEGEAEPTARLIIGTHRAAESALSATVDALADSAVVERVVSVLRVEGE, from the coding sequence ATGACAGAGTACCGACGACTGCGGGTGGCCCTTCTCGGAGCCGGAGCTGTCGGCTCCCAGGTCGCAGCACTCCTGCTGCGCCACGGCGACGAACTCGCCGACCGCGCGGGAGCGACGCTGGAGCTGGCGGGCATCGCGGTGCGCAATCCCGATGCACCGCGTGACGTGGATCTCCCGCAGGAGCTCTTCACGACCGACGCGGAGTCGCTCATCCTCGGAGCGGACATCGTCATCGAGCTGATCGGCGGTATCGAGCCCGCACGCACCAGCATCCTGCAGGCCATCGGTTCGGGCGCGGACGTCGTCACGGCGAACAAGGCCCTGCTGGCGACGCACGGACCCGAGCTCTTCGAAGCCGCCGACCGCGTCGGGGCATCGGTGTACTACGAGGCGGCGGCCGCCGGAGCCATCCCGATCATCCGTCCGCTGCGCGATTCGCTCGCCGGCGATCGTGTCGTGCGCATCATGGGCATCGTCAACGGCACGACGAACTACATCCTCGACCGCATGGACACCGAGGGCGCCGACTTCGCCGACGTGCTCGCCGACGCCCAGCGACTCGGATACGCCGAGGCGGATCCCACCGCCGACGTCGAGGGCCACGACGCCGCACAGAAGGCGGCGATCCTCGCGAGCCTCGCCTTCCACACGGCTGTGCCGCTGGATGCCGTGCACTGCGAGGGCATCTCGTCGATCACCGCGTCGATGATCACCGAGGCGCGCTCCGCCGGTTTCGTGATCAAGCTGCTCGCGGTCTGCGAGCGCCTCGAGGCGAACGGCGACGAGTCGATCTCGGTTCGCGTGTACCCGGCACTCGTTCCGCAGACGCACCCGCTCGCCTCGGTGCACGGAGCCAACAATGCGGTCTTCGTCGAGGCGGAGGCTGCCGGTTCGCTCATGTTCTACGGTGCGGGCGCCGGGGGAGTGCAGACCGCATCGGCTGTGCTCGGCGATGTCGTCTCCGCGGCCCGTCGGCATATCGCCGGTGGCGTCGGGGTGGGCGAGTCGACCCGGGCCAACCTCCCGATCGTCCCGATCGGCCACGTCACCACGCGCTACCAGATCACGCTCGAAGTCTCCGACGCTCCCGGCGTGCTGGCGACCGTCGCGGGGATCCTCAGCGACGGCGGCGTGTCGGTCGCGACCGTCGTGCAGACCGTCGAAGGGGAGGCAGAGCCGACGGCTCGCCTGATCATCGGCACGCACCGGGCAGCCGAGAGCGCACTCAGCGCCACCGTCGACGCACTCGCGGACAGCGCGGTCGTCGAACGCGTGGTGTCGGTGCTGCGCGTGGAAGGCGAGTGA
- a CDS encoding SGNH/GDSL hydrolase family protein yields the protein MKARAARHPLRSASVILGLLLVVAAVALGMWRPWAPLPSAAPVGAASESGTAPGAVIAPAPLVLPEHPRVLVFGDSWTYGSAATVPTEGYAYQLASLLDGETIVDGVRGSGYLKPGIDGPTFGERIAALDPTLAPDLIIMQGSINDRAQGTAGYREAVTAAWDALAATYPDATIVVLGPAPHELPVGAATARIDTDLAELAGARGWWYISPVAQDWITEQNYLDVIDVDLGRKHPSTAGHRYLAERLAAALQELAGAPVTEAGGSETTPDQ from the coding sequence ATGAAGGCCCGAGCAGCTCGCCACCCGTTGCGTTCCGCGAGCGTGATCCTCGGCCTGTTGCTCGTTGTCGCCGCGGTCGCCCTGGGCATGTGGCGGCCGTGGGCGCCGCTCCCCTCAGCGGCCCCCGTCGGCGCAGCGTCGGAGAGCGGAACAGCGCCCGGTGCGGTCATCGCGCCCGCGCCGCTCGTGCTGCCGGAGCACCCCCGGGTGCTCGTCTTCGGAGACTCGTGGACCTACGGTTCTGCGGCGACCGTCCCCACCGAGGGCTACGCGTATCAGCTGGCATCACTGCTCGACGGCGAGACCATCGTCGATGGCGTCCGCGGCAGCGGTTATCTCAAGCCCGGCATCGACGGCCCGACCTTCGGAGAGCGCATCGCCGCCCTCGACCCCACCCTCGCCCCCGACCTGATCATCATGCAGGGCTCGATCAACGACAGGGCGCAGGGAACCGCCGGCTATCGCGAAGCCGTGACGGCCGCATGGGACGCGCTCGCTGCGACATACCCGGATGCGACGATCGTGGTACTCGGCCCGGCGCCCCATGAGCTCCCCGTCGGAGCGGCCACAGCTCGTATCGACACCGACCTCGCGGAGCTCGCCGGAGCACGCGGATGGTGGTACATCTCCCCCGTCGCGCAGGACTGGATCACCGAGCAGAACTACCTCGACGTGATCGACGTCGACCTCGGTCGCAAGCATCCCTCCACCGCGGGTCACCGCTACCTGGCCGAGAGACTGGCTGCCGCGCTTCAGGAGCTCGCCGGGGCGCCGGTCACGGAAGCGGGCGGGTCGGAGACCACCCCCGACCAGTGA
- the lysA gene encoding diaminopimelate decarboxylase: MLSPADSLAPEWLVEPEDANDLAPGVWPASASRDSDGALVLAGMTASALVQTYGTPLLVIDEEEVRTRARAFRHAFDRAAADHDTTAQVYYAGKAFLCTTIARWVVDEGLRVDVCTGGELEVALAAGVAPASIGFHGNNKSTAELERAVRVGVGSIIVDSDIEIERLSAITARLDAVQRVFVRVISGVHAETHEFLATAHEDQKFGFPLPEAQVAVARIREIRGLEFAGLHCHIGSQIFGVAGFRESASRVLELHAALLEGGPVPQLNLGGGFGIAYTRVDDPTPIDELAAEIVAAVAQDCAARGIAVPALSFEPGRAIVGTAGVTLYEVGTTKDVTVESGAVRRYISVDGGMSDNARPALYGAQFSARLASRVGDGRPQLSRVVGKHCESGDIVVDHEYLPGDLTPGDLLAVPATGAYCASLASNYNHVPRPPIVAVNGGESRVIVRGETIDDLLARDAGIDGGRASDGSRPSTSGGAR, from the coding sequence TTGCTTTCCCCTGCCGACTCGCTCGCCCCGGAATGGCTCGTCGAACCCGAAGACGCGAACGACCTCGCGCCCGGCGTCTGGCCGGCGTCCGCGTCGCGCGATTCCGACGGTGCTCTCGTGCTCGCCGGCATGACCGCGTCCGCGCTCGTCCAGACGTATGGCACGCCCCTCCTCGTCATCGATGAGGAAGAGGTGCGCACGCGGGCCCGCGCGTTCCGTCACGCCTTCGACCGCGCCGCCGCCGACCACGACACGACCGCCCAGGTGTACTACGCCGGCAAGGCCTTCCTGTGCACCACCATCGCGCGCTGGGTCGTCGACGAAGGACTCCGCGTCGATGTGTGCACGGGAGGCGAGCTCGAGGTCGCGCTCGCCGCGGGTGTCGCCCCCGCGTCGATCGGCTTCCACGGCAACAACAAGTCCACCGCCGAGTTGGAGAGGGCCGTTCGCGTCGGTGTCGGTTCGATCATCGTCGACAGTGACATCGAGATCGAGCGGCTTTCCGCGATCACGGCGCGTCTCGACGCGGTGCAGCGTGTGTTCGTGCGGGTCATCAGCGGCGTGCACGCCGAGACCCACGAGTTCCTCGCGACGGCGCACGAGGATCAGAAGTTCGGATTCCCGCTGCCGGAGGCACAGGTCGCCGTCGCTCGGATCCGTGAGATCCGCGGGCTGGAGTTCGCCGGCCTGCACTGCCACATCGGCTCGCAGATCTTCGGCGTCGCGGGGTTCCGCGAATCCGCCTCGCGCGTCCTGGAACTGCATGCCGCCCTCCTCGAAGGCGGTCCGGTGCCGCAACTCAACCTCGGAGGCGGCTTCGGCATCGCCTACACGCGTGTGGATGACCCGACGCCGATCGACGAGCTCGCCGCCGAGATCGTGGCTGCCGTCGCCCAGGACTGCGCTGCCCGCGGTATCGCCGTTCCGGCGCTGTCGTTCGAGCCCGGCCGGGCGATCGTGGGCACAGCCGGCGTCACGCTGTACGAAGTGGGCACCACGAAGGACGTCACCGTCGAGTCCGGGGCGGTGCGCCGCTACATCAGCGTCGACGGCGGCATGAGCGACAACGCCCGCCCCGCCCTCTACGGCGCGCAGTTCTCCGCCCGGTTGGCCTCCCGCGTGGGGGACGGGCGGCCGCAGCTCAGTCGCGTCGTCGGCAAGCACTGTGAATCCGGCGACATCGTCGTCGACCACGAGTACCTGCCCGGCGACCTCACACCCGGCGATCTGCTCGCAGTGCCGGCGACCGGCGCCTACTGCGCGTCGCTCGCCAGCAACTACAACCACGTTCCGCGTCCGCCCATCGTCGCCGTCAACGGCGGGGAATCCCGGGTGATCGTGCGCGGAGAGACCATCGACGATCTGCTCGCGCGTGACGCGGGCATCGACGGAGGACGAGCCTCGGATGGCTCGCGTCCGTCCACCTCAGGAGGAGCAAGATGA
- the argS gene encoding arginine--tRNA ligase, with protein sequence MTPETLAHALLAVLTPIADERRPGEPLGLAASDLVFERPRNRDHGDWASNVAMRLAKQFGTNPRELAQQIADGLAAVDGVASTEVAGPGFINIRLDAAAAGALAKSIVDAGAAYGTNSSQQGVSVNLEFVSANPTGPLHIAHTRWAALGDSIVRLLIASGARAVREYYINDAGAQMDRFVSSVLAAAKGEPTPEGGYPGEYIAALATRVLDAHPGLLQLPDDEQRIVALDQAYAYQLAEIKNSLDRFNVPFDVWFSERTLHAKDASGSSLIDQAVDRLREQGHVFDLDGAVWVRTTDFGDDKDRVIRRSNGEYTYFAADAAYYLNKGDRGFEKKIYLLGADHHGYVHRLKAVAGAAGEDPEKNIEVLIGQMVSINGARLSKRAGNIIEMDDLLDWLGTDALRYSLERSPADSPLDLDPELLQKRTNDNPVFYVQYAHARTHNVARNAAASGVDRSEFAPETLTHESEAALLGALQEFPRIVAFAAEVREPHRVARYLEELAGLYHRWYDNCRVIPQGDDPIETVHRTRLWLNDASGQVFRNGLDLLGVSAPERM encoded by the coding sequence ATGACTCCTGAAACGCTCGCTCACGCCCTCCTCGCCGTCCTGACGCCGATCGCAGACGAGCGACGCCCGGGCGAGCCGCTCGGACTCGCCGCCTCGGACCTCGTGTTCGAGCGTCCGCGCAACCGTGACCACGGTGACTGGGCCTCCAACGTCGCCATGCGCTTGGCCAAGCAGTTCGGAACGAACCCGCGCGAGCTCGCCCAGCAGATCGCCGATGGCCTCGCCGCCGTGGACGGTGTCGCGAGCACTGAGGTCGCCGGCCCCGGGTTCATCAACATCCGCCTGGATGCGGCGGCTGCGGGCGCACTCGCGAAGTCGATCGTCGATGCGGGTGCCGCATACGGTACGAATTCCTCGCAGCAGGGGGTGTCGGTGAACCTCGAGTTCGTCTCGGCGAACCCGACCGGTCCGCTGCACATCGCCCACACGCGGTGGGCGGCGCTCGGCGACTCGATCGTGCGTCTGCTGATCGCGAGCGGTGCGCGCGCGGTGCGTGAGTACTACATCAACGATGCCGGCGCGCAGATGGATCGCTTCGTGAGCTCGGTGCTCGCTGCGGCGAAGGGCGAGCCGACGCCGGAGGGTGGCTACCCGGGGGAGTACATCGCAGCTCTGGCGACGCGCGTTCTGGACGCTCATCCCGGTCTGCTGCAGCTCCCGGATGACGAGCAGCGTATCGTCGCGTTGGATCAGGCCTATGCCTACCAGCTCGCCGAGATCAAGAACTCCCTCGACCGCTTCAACGTGCCGTTCGACGTGTGGTTCTCGGAGCGCACGCTGCACGCGAAGGACGCATCGGGATCGAGCCTGATCGATCAGGCCGTCGATCGCCTCCGCGAGCAGGGGCACGTGTTCGACCTGGATGGTGCGGTCTGGGTGCGCACGACCGACTTCGGTGACGACAAGGATCGCGTTATCCGTCGCTCCAACGGCGAGTACACCTACTTCGCTGCCGACGCCGCGTACTACCTGAACAAGGGCGACCGTGGCTTCGAGAAGAAGATCTACCTGCTCGGCGCCGACCACCACGGGTACGTGCATCGTCTCAAGGCCGTCGCCGGCGCGGCCGGAGAGGACCCGGAGAAGAACATCGAGGTGCTGATCGGCCAGATGGTGTCGATCAACGGCGCGCGTCTGAGCAAGCGTGCCGGCAACATCATCGAGATGGACGACCTGCTCGACTGGCTCGGCACCGATGCCCTGCGGTACTCGTTGGAGCGCTCGCCGGCCGACTCTCCTCTCGATCTGGATCCCGAGCTCCTGCAGAAGCGCACGAACGACAACCCTGTCTTCTATGTCCAGTACGCGCACGCACGCACGCACAACGTGGCCCGGAACGCGGCCGCATCGGGTGTCGATCGCTCCGAGTTCGCACCGGAGACGCTCACACACGAGTCCGAGGCTGCGCTACTCGGAGCGCTGCAGGAGTTCCCGCGCATCGTGGCCTTCGCCGCGGAGGTGCGTGAGCCGCACCGCGTCGCGCGCTACCTGGAGGAGCTCGCAGGGCTCTACCACCGCTGGTACGACAACTGCCGGGTCATCCCGCAGGGCGATGACCCGATCGAGACGGTGCACCGCACGCGTCTGTGGCTGAACGACGCGTCGGGACAGGTGTTCCGCAATGGCTTGGATCTGCTGGGCGTCTCGGCGCCCGAACGCATGTGA
- a CDS encoding TetR/AcrR family transcriptional regulator produces MPRPLVPERRERILDAAERLILAHGFDTMAVAEIAESSGIGKGAVYLEFAGKREVLDAVLRRALERLRQRVQDDVGDDHRLSTAYRATARAVVADPLMTAAFLDDAGVLGRHVESISGPRYRARHLGVIEWVRALQQRGAIRAEVDAEHLALALSSATIGLLSAARLIGPLAADDLEGAIDTLGVMAAIFEQG; encoded by the coding sequence ATGCCCCGTCCGCTCGTCCCTGAAAGACGCGAACGTATCCTTGACGCCGCCGAGAGACTCATCCTCGCCCACGGGTTCGACACCATGGCTGTGGCGGAGATCGCCGAGAGCAGCGGAATCGGGAAGGGTGCCGTCTACCTCGAGTTCGCAGGAAAGCGGGAGGTCCTCGACGCCGTGCTGCGACGCGCCCTGGAACGCCTTCGACAGCGCGTGCAGGACGATGTCGGCGACGACCACCGCCTGAGCACCGCGTACCGGGCGACGGCTCGCGCCGTGGTCGCCGATCCACTGATGACCGCTGCGTTCCTCGATGACGCCGGGGTGCTCGGGCGCCATGTGGAATCGATCTCCGGCCCGCGCTACCGGGCCCGCCATCTGGGTGTCATCGAGTGGGTGCGCGCACTGCAGCAGCGGGGCGCGATCAGGGCGGAGGTCGACGCCGAGCATCTCGCCCTCGCACTGTCGAGCGCGACGATCGGTCTGCTCTCGGCCGCCCGCCTGATAGGCCCGCTCGCCGCAGACGATCTGGAGGGCGCCATCGATACGCTCGGGGTGATGGCCGCGATCTTCGAGCAGGGATGA